Part of the Vibrio ishigakensis genome, CATGATTTTTACCCAACAAAATTAAGGTTTTACGTGACCACCTTGGCTCGATGCAATATGATGACGCCCTTTTTTGTGGGTGACTTAGCTCCTTTTACGAGGCGGAAATTGCACATGATCATGGCGGTTTTCTTCTACTATTAGAGAGTTCATTTTTTTGAGGGTTTTAGCTGAATGGCATTTGCGATTGGTCAACGTTGGATTAGTGATACTGAGAGTGATTTGGGCTTAGGTACAGTGGTGGCAATCGATGCCCGTACCGTGACACTGATGTTTGCTGCATCGGAAGAAGAGAGGCTATATGCCATTAGCGATGCGCCTATTACTCGCGTTACCTTCGCAGTGGGAGATCAGATTGAATCTCACCAAGATTGGTCGCTTCAGGTAGAGGAAGTGGTTGAGGAAGATGGTGTGCTGACCTATGTGGGCACCAGACTCGATACCGAAGAGACGAATGTTCAGCTTCGTGAGATCTTCCTGAGCCATCAGATCCGATTCAACAAACCTCAAGATAAGCTGTTTGCCGGTCAAATTGACCGTATGGACAACTTTGTACTTCGCTATCGCGCCCTACAAAACCAATATCAACAACTAAAAAGCCCGATGCGCGGCCTGCAGGGGATGCGTGCCGGCCTTATTCCGCACCAACTGTTTATCGCCCATGAGGTGGGTAAACGTTATGCACCGCGTGTGCTGCTTGCCGATGAGGTAGGTCTAGGTAAAACCATCGAAGCGGGCATGATCATCCATCAACAGGTACTGGCTGGTCGTGCTGAGCGCGTACTTATCGTGGTACCAGAGACTCTGCAGCACCAATGGCTAGTAGAGATGATGCGTCGCTTTAACCTGCACTTCTCTGTGTTTGATGAAGAGCGTTGTATTGAGGCTTATGCGGATGCTCACAACCCGTTCGATACCCAACAGCTAGTGCTTTGCTCTTTAGACTTTTTGAAGAACAACCCTAAGCGTCATCAGCAAGCCCTAGAAGCTAAATGGGATCTCTTGGTCGTGGATGAAGCCCATCACCTCGAGTGGAGCTTAGATGCTCCTAGTGCTGAATATCTGGCGGTAGAGTCGCTAGCGAAGATTATTCCGGCAGTACTTCTATTGACGGCAACCCCTGAGCAGCTGGGGCGTGAGAGTCACTTTGCACGTTTGCGCCTGTTAGACCCAGACCGTTTTTACGATTACCAAAGCTTTGTTGAAGAAGAGTCAAACTATGAGCCAGTAGCCGAAGCGGTAGGCCAGCTTCTTTCGGGCTTTGGTCTATCCAACGAGGCTAAAAATCAGATCACTGAGCTCTTGTCAGAACAAGACGTTGAGCCACTGTTCAAGGCGATTGCGGATACCGACCATGAAGAGCAGCAAGCTCTGGCTCGCCAAGAGCTTATCGATAATCTGATGGACCGCCATGGTACGGGCCGAGTGCTATTTAGAAACACCCGCGCCGCTATCCAAGGCTTCCCTGAGCGTCGTGTGCACCTGCTACCTATGCCTATGCCTGAGCAGTACACTCGCGCGGTTAAGGTTTCTAAGATGTTCAATGTTGACCTGCCTATGGAAAAGCAGGCGGGCATCATGCTTTACCCAGAAGAGATCTTCCAAGAGTTGGGTGATACAGGTAACTGGTGGCAGTTCGATAGCCGCGTAGATTGGTTGATTGAAAAGGTGAAGGTCAAGCGTGGCGATAAGATTCTAGTGATTGCATCACGTGCTCAGACAGCACTTCAGCTAGAGCAGGCTCTGCGTGAGCGCGAGGGCATTCGCGCAACCGTATTCCATGAAGGTATGTCCATCATAGAGCGCGACAAAGCAGCGGCTTATTTCGCAGAAGAAGAGGGCGGCGCTCAGGTACTTATCTGTTCTGAGATCGGCTCAGAGGGTCGTAACTTCCAGTTTGCAAATCAATTGGTTATGTTCGATCTGCCGTTTAACCCGGACCTGCTTGAGCAGCGTATCGGTCGTCTGGACCGTATCGGTCAGAACTCAGATATCGATATCTTTGTACCTTTCCTTGAGGGAAGCTCTCAAGGGGTTCTGGCTCACTGGTATCACGAAGGTCTAAACGCCTTTGCAGAGACCTGCCCGACCGGTCGCACCGTTTATGAGAAGTTCTCTTATGAGCTGACTGAAATGGTGGCTTCGGGTGACAGCAGTGAGCTTAGCAATGTCGTTGCTGAGTCTGCCAAGCTGAACCAAGAACTCAAGCAGCAGCTAGAGCATGGTCGTGATCGTTTGCTTGAGATGCACTCTAATGGTGGTGAGCGAGCTCATGAGTTGGTTAAGCAGATTGGCGCAAAAGATGGTGATACCCAGTTTGTTAGCTTTGCTTTGAGTCTATTTGATTGTATCGGTCTAAACCAAGACGACAAGGGTGAGAATGCACTGATTGTTTCTCCTTCTGAGCATATGTTAGTTCCAAGCTACCCAGGTCTCCCGTACGATGGTGCAACCATCACCTTTGACCGTGATACGGCGCTGTCGCGTGAAGATATGCATTTTATGTCTTGGGAGCACCCAATGATCCAAGGTGGTATCGACCTACTTTTAAGTGAGGGTGTGGGTACTTCTGCAGTTTCGCTTCTCAAGAACAAGGCATTGCCAGTGGGCACTATGCTGCTTGAGTTGGTTTATCTGGTGGATGCTCAAGCACCGAAGAGCAGTGGTATCGGTCGCTACTTACCGCAAACGCCTATCCGTATTATGCTCGACGGTAACGGAAACGACCTGTCTGCACAGGTAGAGTTTGAGAGCTTCAACCGTCAACTAAGCCCAATCAATCGTCATATGGGTGGCAAGCTTGTTGGCTCGGTGCAGGCGCAGATCCAAGCCCTAATCAAAGCGGGCGATGAGAAGATTGGCGTCAAGCATGAGCAGGTGAAGCAGGAAGCACAGACTGAGATGCGCAATAGCCTGAATGCGGAACTAGAACGTCTACTTGCTCTGAAAGCGGTTAACCCGAACATTCGTGATGAGGAAGTGACCGCTATCGAGACTCAGATTGCTCAACTAGAAGAGTACATTTCTAACGCTCAGATCCAACTGGATTCATTGCGCGTTATCGTAGTATCACACAACTAAGGAGTTAGGTATGGCGATGACGGAATACCGACCTCCTGTCGAACCTTGGACTGAGGTTGTATATCAAGACGAGCATATCCTAGTCGCCAATAAACCGGCAGGCTTGCTGTCGGTTCCTGGCCGCGAGGAAAAGCACTACGATAGCCTATGGAGCCGACTTGTTGAGGAGTATCCGGAGATTCAGGTGGTGCATAGGTTAGATATGGCGACCTCGGGCCTGATGCTATTCGCACTGACTAAGGATGCCGAACGTCATCTAAAAAAGCAGTTTCAGTATCGCTTAACCCACAAGGTTTATTATGCCCGTGTGTGGGGCGAGCTTGAGGAAAGAGAGGGGCTAGTGGATTTGCCCCTTATCTGTGATTGGCCTAATCGACCACGTCAAAAGGTGTGCAACCAAGATGGTAAGCCATCTCGCACTGATTACCAGAGAGTGACTCAAGAGGAACAAACCTGCATAGTGCGCCTGCTACCTATCACTGGACGATCACATCAATTGCGAGTACACATGAGTGAGATAGGGCATCCCATTGTAGGTGATGAGTTTTATGCCCATGATGAGGCAAAAGATTTCTCTGAAAGGTTGCAGCTTCATTCCACAGAACTGTGCTTTTATCATCCCAAAGACGATAAATTGGTATCTATGTTTGTGCCATGCGACTTTTTTCCTGAAGCAAAACCCGTAGTATTAGACATCTATACTGCACCGCAGACACTCCCAGATTATAAGAGTCTGCCTAAGCACTAGAGGTCAGCATGTACAAGGTCGTTTTTCTCGATCAGGAGACCATTCCTGAACATATCCAGTTTCGCCAGTTAGATTTTCCACATACTTGGACTAGCTACCCCTCAACCTCACCCGAACAGATGGATGAGAGGTTACAGTCGGCTGATATTGTTATTACTAACAAGGTAATGCTAGACGCTAGCATTCTCGCAAAACACCCAAGTATCAAACTTATCGCTGTGTCTGCCACGGGCACTAATAACGTGGATTTAGACTACTGTAAGCAGAATTGTATAGGGGTGTGTAATGTTCAAGGCTACGCGACGCGCTCTGTACCTGAACATGTCATTGCTATGCTATTTGCCCTAAGACGCAATCTATTTGCCTATCACCAAGATATTCAAAAGGGTGTGTGGCAAGAGAAAAAACAGTTTTGTTTCTTTACTCACCCTATATCAGATATCGCAGGCTCAACCTTGGCTGTAGTGGGTTCTGGTAGCTTAGGTCAGTCGGTAGCCAAGCTTGGCGAGGCGCTAGGGATGCAGGTTATCTTTGCTGAGCGCAAAGGGGCCACAGATGTACGTGATGGCTACGTGTCCTTTGAAGATGCTTTAAAACGAGCTGATGTACTGACTCTGCATTGCCCTCTGAATGAGGAAACCACCAATCTCATTGGTAGCAAAGAGCTTAAAATGATGAAAGCGAGCTCGGTATTGATCAATACCGGACGCGGTGGTCTGGTTGAGGAGTCTGAGTTAGTAGAGGCATTAAAAGAGGGCGAAATTGCTGGAGCAGGCTTTGATGTGTTTACCCAGGAGCCAGCTGATGAGAGTAACCCTTTGATAGCTAATGCTCATCTGCCGAATTTGTTGCTCACTCCACATGTAGCTTGGGGCAGTGATTCGGCTATACAGAGCTTGGTCAATATCCTGTTGGATAATATCGAGAGCTTTGTCGCTGGTGGAGATAACAACCGCCTAGTATGAAAAAAGGGTCGCTGTAGCGACCCTTTTTGTATTAACCGTGTGGCTTAATTACCAGAACGTTTATCTGCGAGTTTTCTACCACTTTGCTCGCTACAGAGCCCAGCACTACCTTATCGATACGCGAGCGTTTATGACTTGGCATCACGATAAGATCGGCTCCTAGCTTCTCCGAGTAGTCGATAATGGTTGCGTACGGCTTACCTTCAGCAATGTGCACGTTGTAAACCAATTCTGGGTCGATGAACTCATCAGCAAAGGCGCGAAGTTGTGCCTCAACATCTTTTTTCATCTTTTTAACCGCATCCTTGGGGAAGTAGGTGGCGACCATCGACATATGGATCCCCGGCAATACATTTAAAAGGTGTAGTTGTGCGTTGCTTTGTTTAGCGTGCCAAACTGCAGCCTTCAGTGCTTTGTCGCTGAAGCCTTGTTCGTTGAGATCGACAGGTACTAGAATCTGTTTATACATGTTCGTGGTGCTCGTTATTATTTGTCCTACTATTGCCCCATAGTGTGACCCATGGGGCATTGAGCGAAATCAAGTTATCCCGAGATCGCACCTTTCAATGCGCGTCTGCGCTGATTTAAGCCAAGTAATACCACTAATAGTAGCGCAGGTACGAAGACCCACTCCTTCATTGGACGATCGGCAGGTTGAATGATGTGCTTGATTTCCCAATCAAAATCTATACCGGCCGATTCTGCAGGAGAACCAAATTCCACCATATCAACGGTAACTTTATTCTCTGCTTGAGACAGCATCAGACCCATAGATGAGATACGCTCTTCGCCACCAGATGCCTCCTCTTCAAATGGCAGTCGTACCGTTTTACTGATGAACTTACCTTCAAGATTTTCACCCTCAACCCGAAGTTCGATAGGTGTACCTATTGGCAACTGCTCTACAACTTCACTTATCTGAGTTGCAGGAACCTCGAGCTTGGCTGGGTAAATCATGTCCCACCAGAAACCAGGACGGAAGAAAGAGAAAACTAGCACTAGCAAGGCAATGGTTTCCCACCATTTGTTGCGGGTGAACCACCAACCTTGTGTCGCTGCCGAAAACAGCAGCATGGCTATGGTTGCTGATATCACCGTCAAGAACAGATGCCACCATGAGTCTATGCCTATCATCAGAAGCTGGGTGTTAAACACGAACATGAATGGCAAGATCGCGGTTCGGATATCGTAGGTAAAGCCTTGGATACCAGTGCGAATAGGGTCAGATTTTGCGATAGCCGCGGCGGCAAATGCGGCCAGACCTACAGGTGGCGTGTCATCCGCAAGAATACCGAAATAGAACACGAATAGGTGTACTGCGATAAGTGGGATAATAAGGCCGTGTGCGGCGCCTAGGGTTACGATAACTGGTGCCATTAGTGTGGATACCACGATGTAGTTTGCCGTGGTTGGCAGACCCATACCCAATACAAGGCTAATAATCGCGGTAAACAGCAGCATCAAGATAATGTTACCGCCCGAGATGAACTCGACGAAGTCGGTCATTACCAGACCAATACCGGTTAGGGTAACCACACCTACAACCGTACCAGCAGCCGCGGTCGCTACACCTATACCTATCATGTTTCTAGCACCGGAAACGAGCGCTTCCAATAGGTCGGTAACCCCCTCTTTAAACGACTCAACTAGCGTATCTTCTTTGGCAAATATTGCCATCAGAGGCTTCTGGGTTAGCAAGATGAAGATCATAAACACGGTAGCCCAGAATGCAGACAGACCTGGAGAGAAACGCTCTACGGTCAAGCACCATACTAGCACTACGATAGGTAGTAGGAAGTGA contains:
- the rapA gene encoding RNA polymerase-associated protein RapA, which produces MAFAIGQRWISDTESDLGLGTVVAIDARTVTLMFAASEEERLYAISDAPITRVTFAVGDQIESHQDWSLQVEEVVEEDGVLTYVGTRLDTEETNVQLREIFLSHQIRFNKPQDKLFAGQIDRMDNFVLRYRALQNQYQQLKSPMRGLQGMRAGLIPHQLFIAHEVGKRYAPRVLLADEVGLGKTIEAGMIIHQQVLAGRAERVLIVVPETLQHQWLVEMMRRFNLHFSVFDEERCIEAYADAHNPFDTQQLVLCSLDFLKNNPKRHQQALEAKWDLLVVDEAHHLEWSLDAPSAEYLAVESLAKIIPAVLLLTATPEQLGRESHFARLRLLDPDRFYDYQSFVEEESNYEPVAEAVGQLLSGFGLSNEAKNQITELLSEQDVEPLFKAIADTDHEEQQALARQELIDNLMDRHGTGRVLFRNTRAAIQGFPERRVHLLPMPMPEQYTRAVKVSKMFNVDLPMEKQAGIMLYPEEIFQELGDTGNWWQFDSRVDWLIEKVKVKRGDKILVIASRAQTALQLEQALREREGIRATVFHEGMSIIERDKAAAYFAEEEGGAQVLICSEIGSEGRNFQFANQLVMFDLPFNPDLLEQRIGRLDRIGQNSDIDIFVPFLEGSSQGVLAHWYHEGLNAFAETCPTGRTVYEKFSYELTEMVASGDSSELSNVVAESAKLNQELKQQLEHGRDRLLEMHSNGGERAHELVKQIGAKDGDTQFVSFALSLFDCIGLNQDDKGENALIVSPSEHMLVPSYPGLPYDGATITFDRDTALSREDMHFMSWEHPMIQGGIDLLLSEGVGTSAVSLLKNKALPVGTMLLELVYLVDAQAPKSSGIGRYLPQTPIRIMLDGNGNDLSAQVEFESFNRQLSPINRHMGGKLVGSVQAQIQALIKAGDEKIGVKHEQVKQEAQTEMRNSLNAELERLLALKAVNPNIRDEEVTAIETQIAQLEEYISNAQIQLDSLRVIVVSHN
- the rluA gene encoding bifunctional tRNA pseudouridine(32) synthase/23S rRNA pseudouridine(746) synthase RluA, whose product is MAMTEYRPPVEPWTEVVYQDEHILVANKPAGLLSVPGREEKHYDSLWSRLVEEYPEIQVVHRLDMATSGLMLFALTKDAERHLKKQFQYRLTHKVYYARVWGELEEREGLVDLPLICDWPNRPRQKVCNQDGKPSRTDYQRVTQEEQTCIVRLLPITGRSHQLRVHMSEIGHPIVGDEFYAHDEAKDFSERLQLHSTELCFYHPKDDKLVSMFVPCDFFPEAKPVVLDIYTAPQTLPDYKSLPKH
- a CDS encoding universal stress protein — its product is MYKQILVPVDLNEQGFSDKALKAAVWHAKQSNAQLHLLNVLPGIHMSMVATYFPKDAVKKMKKDVEAQLRAFADEFIDPELVYNVHIAEGKPYATIIDYSEKLGADLIVMPSHKRSRIDKVVLGSVASKVVENSQINVLVIKPHG
- a CDS encoding D-2-hydroxyacid dehydrogenase — encoded protein: MYKVVFLDQETIPEHIQFRQLDFPHTWTSYPSTSPEQMDERLQSADIVITNKVMLDASILAKHPSIKLIAVSATGTNNVDLDYCKQNCIGVCNVQGYATRSVPEHVIAMLFALRRNLFAYHQDIQKGVWQEKKQFCFFTHPISDIAGSTLAVVGSGSLGQSVAKLGEALGMQVIFAERKGATDVRDGYVSFEDALKRADVLTLHCPLNEETTNLIGSKELKMMKASSVLINTGRGGLVEESELVEALKEGEIAGAGFDVFTQEPADESNPLIANAHLPNLLLTPHVAWGSDSAIQSLVNILLDNIESFVAGGDNNRLV